The genomic window CTAATGATAGAAATCATTAGCCAGCTAAAACTACACTATCACAAGAAATTTCATAGGCTTCACAGTAATGTTAGGTCACCTGTCCAATAGGATAAGAGCCAGCTCGGTTGGTTTTGATCCCCAAAGCCAAAAAGACGGTTCCTTCATAAATCAGTCAAATGCTGACGTTGACCCTATAGTTTTCCCTCATTGTTTGGTCATATGTTCACATATGGCCAAACAGGCTTCGTGAGATGATGATgtctttttggtttttgttcttGAGTGGAGTTTGTGTTGGAGTATTTCTTGTGCTGGGAGCTGGTTGTTTTGTAACAGTGGCAGACTCCATTCCAAAGCTAATGATAGTACATTGCTGGCGCTGTAGCAGCACAGaagagagacttttattgtAGCAAGGCACTTGGAAGCGAGCACCCTGGAAACTCTTTTCAAAAAGTGGCAATAAAAAAGCAGTTATTACATGTAAACTGCTTCAGATTAGTCCGTACGGTAcctttaagtacatttaaaaaaaaacttttatatCACAAATTTGACAAATGCATGTCAGCTCCTGATCAgcaaactcacacactcactctcataTTGTAACAGTATTAACTGACACTTTTTTTGCTGACAGAATTCACTTTAATTGGATCCACAGAGACATATGAGACACAATAATTTGGCTTTCATATAAAATTTTTTGCTTTCACTTGTGACATTGTTTGCTTTGGGCCCCTCCCGACAActgcaacattttaaataaaaggaCAGGTACAATCATGTTCTGCAAAACAGAGAGTAATTAGTcgtgttcattttcatttttgagtcACCTGGACTCCaagcaaaaacacaggaaaacaacacctccctccacccacccctctttgtctttataatattcagttttatcAGTATTTACATCATACAGTGCATTCTCCCTCACTTCACACAGAGCACTTGTTTACGGTCCTTGATTAAAAACTTCTCTTTGTGAAAATCCTTGTTGGCTCCATTGTGATTAAAATCTACTGACAATTAAATTAAGTCCATTTCGTAACTGAATCTGATCCTgaatctatttttttattttttcctgaaGTCAAAGTAAAAGTGGTTTTGTGAGGCACATTTAATACAATCCCTGATCCAAtctgaagagggaaaaaatgaagataaaactAGCTCCTCTATTGGAAATGAGGTGCTCTGTTCAACAAAAAATATCCTCACATCATGTTAGGAAATGTAACACCTTCGCTTTAAAAACCCTCCTGGAATATAAATGGCTGACTTTTCTCATCTGTACatattatattttgtgtgcaaaaaagaaagaaaaaaaaagttattttctgtgtttgcctCCATTCTTTCCAAACAACACTAAATGTGTAGCTGTATGGACAATGACTGGAGcagtatgatgatgatgatctggAACAACTTCTTCTTATATATATTAACTGCCTGCGCGATTAACTGACACGCCCTTACGAAGGCAAAccaaaattttaaataaaagtcttGTCACCGGTGCTCTGGACATAGTGTGTATTTCTAATTACATATATACACTTAAACATTGTTTCACCCATATTTCTCCATTGTTCATATACATTCAGACAGGAGGGCCTGTTTAAAATAGGAGAGTACAGAAAGCAAAAAATGAAGGGAATGTGCATGAAAAAATGGATTTAATATTTTACCCAAATGATGTAAAACCCACAAtagtatattattattttctcatttggcTTTggtcatttaaaaccacaataaCTTAAACATTATAGCACAGTCTTAAAGATGAAAGCATCCATCCTCTGTGAGGCTGCCTCTGCATGGCAATGATAGGAGTCAGTGATCTCCAGTGAATCGCTCACTCCTGTTTTTGATACGATGACGTCAGGAGACATGCACGCCACGTAGCCCACATTCAGGTTCATAAaaccacaaaagaaaaaaaaaaaaacacaaaataaaaaattgacactgaggggtttttgtAGAGGAGTACCACAAATGACTGTCCATTgctgcaaacagacacacaacacaagcaTGACTCACAACAGGCAACGGCAGCACAGATGGAAAGATGTGGGCGGGGTCGATGGCAAAGGTTTGAAATgacatcatacacacactcacactgaaacaccacTGGAGTTTAATCATTCCTGATGGCTGAAGTcaaaaagttcttttttttctttctttttattctttcttttgttctaGGTCCCAAAACCaataaatattcatttgcatttgcagAGCAGGTTAAAACATTATTTCCTGCAAAGTTGTGCAGCAGTGAACATCCCGATTGGTGTGGGTCACTTCCTCATTTCCCTCGTTCCCACTCAGGCTGTCTTGTTGGTGCACGATAAACACTGATCCGaaacaacaaaaagcacaaTCAGCGAGAGTCTCCGTGACGAGGGCTCAGAGCAGGTTTGTCATCAGACATTagtctcctctcctttcagaGGGTATATGCGGCACTGCACCCTCTCCTCCAGACACACGTCCTCTGTGGCCGTGCTGGCGTGGCTGGCAGGGCCTCGGTGTGGCAGGAAAGAGAACTGCAGGGTGTGTCTGCTCTTGGTGGACCTTCCCTTCCCCGTCCCATTGCTGTAGGAGACAACCAGTCTGCGGTTCTCCTCTGGCCCGGCTAAGCGGGGTGGGCCTCTGTCACCTTTGTTGAGACGAGGAGAGTCGCCGCTGGGGTCGCTGACGTTGTTGTCGTGGAGGTCGGGCAGATTGCCAGTGGCGATGCTGCCACTCTTGATGTGTGGCGTTTGGCTGTGGGTGTGGCGGTACTCCTCGTCAATGTCCTTACCCAGCTTCCACCTCTTCCACTTTTTCAGCATCTCTGACTGCACCTGAGGGATGATGgtacagcagagagagcagataGCAGAGACACATGAAGATTTGTGATGAAGATTAAATAAGACACTGAGCACTTCATTAGATGGACATCTCCTGCCAAAGAGTACATTTAAAGCTTTAAAGATTAGCAGATGGATGATGTTGTGTCCATCCTACTTTGTAGACAAAGTTGGACTTGAACAAAGATGGAGCTTTTAGAGATatgaaaagacagataaagGATAGCAACAGGaacactgatgatgaaaaatgtcTAATTTATCTTCTCTACtaagagaaaggaaggaaatgcaGCTATGGCAGAGATTAAATTAAGGTGGTGCTCGTcatgaaaacacatctgtctCACCTCTTTGTTGACAAAGCAGTAGAGGATGGCTACCAGCAGGCCCTGAAATGGAAGGTGgagttttaacatttcatttaactgttgaattttaaaaaaaaaaatctttttatcattatcaaCTAACATCCAGATATCACATATGCCTCTGCACcataaaaaagcatttaaaaaaaggacCATACCATTGCTTTGGGTGTCATCAGTGCAATGAACTCAACTGTAAAAAATTTGTCACTAGTTTTGATCTTTTCACGTTCAGCTTAAAGGtatcctgtggagtttttgagCAGTAGTAACTCTACTGAGCAATGTTTTTGTGAGCGAACCTCTGTTTTGCATGTTGTCACACAAAAAGGACAAAGGTTAAATGATACATTTCTGCCACTATTCCATTGATATACAGGTGGATGTAATGTGCCAAGGAAAGCTGCAATGTGTCAACAAAGCCAGGAAAGAAGACAACACGGAtgcaaaaaaaaaggcagcacaTTTCAAGCAATCTGCTTTGCAGATGCTCTAAGAGGATGGACATGAATCCAATGTGATTGCTGGGCTTCAATGATTCATACAATGTGTTttgcaaataaacagaaacttGATTAATTTATGAGCACACTGCACCTTTAAAAGTGCTATTTGTACATTTTCGCTAACATTACACGTTagcaacgttagcattaacagttgtttccTCAATAGTCTCAGGGAAACTTTGCCAGCTAAACATCAAGCTTCATTCCTGTACTCACCGGGAAGCTGTCTCCATCAGTGGAAAGCAAAaacaatgttaactcttgttttgcttctgttacTTTGACTTCTTAGTATCCTCCCCTCTAGTGAAGTTAGCGTGCTAACCAGAGAGCCCCGTCCCATCCCACTTCTGTAATACCATTTTGTGACAgcgagtcactgtagcatccagtctgccttCAGTCCAAAATGAGAGAATGAAGAAGTAGAgagtgtattctaacctcttgtcagCACactgatggctgaagctctcgctaagtaaacagctgttaatgcaaaTGCTGGCTATATAGCGAAAGCAAAACCTTATaaatatagcacctttaaattcTAATACTGTTTATTCATTATTCGTCTATTTGTACTCTGGTGTACACCAGGTCTGTGTTATTGGTATTTCCTAATTGAAAAGTGGGGAAAGATTTTATGCTAGAAGAGTATGAAATGggtaaaagacattttaacacTCTAAATTAGAGGAAGTTTCCCTTGAGGTAGAATATTAAGAAACGCTCAGTGTTCTAAAAATGCCACAAATGTGAGGTGATTGAACATGTGAAAGCTGATAGCTGAACATCAAGTTTTATTATAACCAAAGTTTtctgaaagtaaaaatagatTTGAATCAGGCAGCTCAGAAATTAGATTGTCTGCCTcaaaggaaaaagagacagagaagatacacagaaacacactaatGTTAAATATGAGGGAGTTCTGACCTGGAAGGAATTAAACAGGAGGTCACAGAAGAGGCGAATGAGACGCAGCATGGAACCTTTGGGGACCGACTCGTCAATGACGAAGGTGAAGAGGATGGCGTGGATCCCCAGCAGGGGGATGAGAGTCAGAGTGGACTTTGCCAGTCTGGACCAGAGAGAGGTAACGGAAGTATGGAATAGTTACAAAAATTTTATCACAAGAAAAAGGAAAGGTCAACTGCTACTCATTTCACTGACGTACAGCCTTCATCCTATCAACCTTCATTACATAAGATGAAGTTGTCCAGAGTCATACACAGCACTGACCTACCACCTGACTCTGTTGTTCTCCTCAGCTGTACAGAACATTATAGCACCTGTCTGTTCACTGTATTGATATCCccatatcatttttttctttcagaaagATGAAAACGTTCTCTCACCTGAACTTGTAGTCAGTGTATCTCATCTGATGAGCTCTGAGTTTAGACATCAGGATTTTGATGATTCgaatgaaaatgaagaagttAATCTGAAATGAGAAGAGGAGttaaacagagggaaagaagtGGAATAACGTGtgcgagagagacagagacagtctaAAATGACCATAACTGGCCAATTGAcctggccacacacacacacacacatacacacacacacacacacacacacacacacacacattcacattcacgcctaaataaactgtgtttgtgtgctcaaacacacacacacaagtacatcTGTCAAGACAACATACACACGTTACCAAACTTGGAGCGCTAATAACTTGAGTGTTGTAATAATTAATGTTCTCTGTCATCAGAAAGGGTTCTGCACTAGATCacaatgtgtctgtgtacttgcatctgtgtgtgtgtgtccgtgtgtgtgtgtgtgtgtgtgtgtgtgtgtgtgaacaatgGTTGATCTGCAGGGTTGTGTTTGGGATTGTTGTAGGGTGACATATGATGTTACGTCTCTTACACAAACCGTACGGCAACTATTTGAACCATTACAATAAAGAGATTTTTCCACAGGAGTGAGTACATTCAGCACCTTATGACTTACCCAGTCCAGGAAATATGCAGGTTCGTCAATatatttttgagtgtgtgtgcgcacacgtACGCTTTTGCATGAGGTCACAAAGGTTGTGACTGCTACTGTTAATGTGCACTTGTGCTAATAAGTGTGTccatccataatgttgtttgtctctatggGAACAAAGGACAGGAAACACACAAGAGGAGTTCCCCAacttatttctgtctgtgtgtgtgtctgtgtgtggcgGTGGGTGGGTGTACATCGATGTGAGCACCAAAGACACCATATAAACTATAGTCCAGCTACATTGTCAGCCAGTTTAGGGTGGGAGTCTTGACAATATTATGaattaatttgattttgatCTTGAGGTCAGAGTTACACTCTCGCTGTAATGAGGCTGTTACAAACCCTAAACGATCACTTTGTGTTCTATCTCTGCGTCTAtcctttgtttcattttttgtcttctctctctacTACTCTCATTTTGTTCACCAGTGCAAAGCATTTTGTCAATAATAATTtactgaagaggaaaaataaaactcagagAAAGCTCCCTTAGTTGTGTCGCTAACAAGTCAATAAGCTTGTCCAGTTTATTCAAAAGACATATTTAGATGTCTTTGTATTTGTATACAGGACTCTCTATTGAGGAACATTTGATGACCTTTTATAAACTCTGACAGAGGAAAACTGGGTGGGGTAACACAGTTAATAGGTGATGATCACTTCCTTTATTTTGGGTTTTCCATCCCCTCAGTGAGGTGAAGTGAAACCTGTGAGGGTTGAAACCAGTCGATATTTCAATCATGCACAACCAAGTTGTGCTTAACTTCTAAGgactttttttaatcaaaactgCACATACGCCCACTTATCTACGTGTCAGTGCTTGAAGTTTGTTAATTTGCAACATGTctgatttcactttttctttgattgTTGAGTACAACTCAAAATTTACTCCCTGAGCACACCACTATCTTTGTGGAAGAGGACAAATGACTCATTTGTTCACCTGGTCACAACCAGTCAACAGGGTCACAAGTTAAAAAGGTTGGGAACGACTGCACAGCAACATAGTGCATACTCCTAactacttttttcttctttaatcaCAATGAAACCATGACTTTTATACCAGTTAATATCATTTTGGTTAACTGCCAGTCAGAGTATGATCAACACGGTGGCAGATAAAATTAGAAGTAATTTAGTATTATATTAGTGCCTAGAGCCTGCAGTAAAAGTCATGTCACACTCCATCTTCCCCATGAGACTTTGCTGAGCAGTGAATTAATTTTTACCACCATAAAATCATTGTTAGAAGCTGCACTTGACAGCACCGAATTGCACTTTGTCAACAGTTTTACCGTGTAGAGATCGAAATGTTACTGATGTACGAGAATGAATGTCAAGAATTTGTGAAAAATATTCATAACAGCAAAagtgaattctttttttttttcctctaacaaCTGCCTGATCTACATTTCTCTCAAACACAAGTTTCTCTATTCACAGCAGCATCTGCCAAAACACAGCTGGTGAATGtcagctgttgtgtgtgtgtgtgagtatgtgtgtgtgttttgcatctGTAACTCAGCAGCAAACGTGTTCAGTTGCAAAATACCAGACAGAAAATATTAGGACAAGAGAAGGACGGACAGAGAGTCTTACCAGATAAGCAAATAGTATAGGAGAGCGGATGATCCACCAGTATCCCATATTAATATTCCTCTCCCAGCAcctatacacacaaacatttcacattatAACTTATTGCTGTTATCATTACAGTTCTGATCTTCTCTCTGTATCCAGAGAGTCATCACATATTTGTGCCCTAAAAATATGAATAGAtataagaaaatgaaaagaaaaggttATGAATAACGCTCTCCTCACAGGTCACAGATAAAAGCTGTTACAACTAAACTTTCAtttgatgtgatgatgatataAAATTAAACTTACTCCTCGTTCTCATATAGATATTTCACCGTGATCCACGGCAACACAAATATGAGTGGTGCACCTGAGAATGGCAGAGGTAAAATCAGAAAGTGAACAGATCTTTGATTAGTTAACAGACAGAATAAAACTTTGTAACACATACAGTTGTTGAGTTCAGTTATTTATTCTTTAACCAAGCTATCATGATGAAatgattatattatattgttacCCATGATACAGTGCTaaacattgtttaaaatgtcattataagacaaatatttttaatCTCATCTTATCCGATGAGGACTTGAAAggtctttaaaaaatgtaatgtaaggCCATTTCTGCCTGTATCCAAGCTTGATTAAAGTCACATCTCATCTGTTCATAAACCTGGTCTCTCTTTTGGATAATGGCTGTCCTGTCAGGCTACAAAGATTCAGTAACATCACTAGGACAACCCTGTTAATATTGTGGCGAGACCATGATTTGTTATCTCCGCTGAGTGAATATAATCATaatcaaaagaaaagacatgttGTTATCTCAGAATAGCAGGCTGCAAAATTAGCATGTACATCACgaagtcattatttatttaaagatgaTAAGAAAATTGAGATGTGACCTTAAGACAGCAGGTCTCGggtgcagctgctgctctgggcttatgatttttttttttttttaatatattattagaATCACTAATGGCTACAtttatttttgggtttttttcaggCGAACAGCGTCTTACACATCTGTTGCACAATGATTTTTCACTTATGTTATATATGGCTAAACAAGtcactttcactgtttttaGGATTATGAATGAGATATTCCCAATTTTATCTGCATGCAGCATCAGCCCCTAAAAGCCATTTCCCCAGAAATCAGGGACAATGTTCTCTGGAaactgtaacacaaacaaagtTTTGCATTTACTTTTGATAAATCTACTGCATAGAACTGGTACAGTGTGTCTTACCATTGCTTACTGACAGACTTACTTACAGACATTTCAGATAATTACAGCGACCTATCACTAAACATAGCGTTCACTATACAGTGATGACTGatccttctttctcctcttccgACACCTTGTGCTGTCATTTCAGAGCCTGTCATGCCACACCTGCCCACTAGATGTCCTCAGAGATTGTGATTCTGTGAATCACCTGAATTATCTTGAGAACGTTCACCTGTCTACACAGCTGCTTTGTAGTAGCTTATTAATCTATTTACCATTCCTGTGTGACAGAGGCTGTTAACTACACCTGATCTACATAGGCACTACCTAAAGGTCAGAGTACTGTTTACTGATGTCAACACATTGAGCACTATCAGTATTCCAGTAACCACAATAACCACAGAGCAGTCACCTTGTGAACATCAGTCACTGTGTACGAGTGTTGGTTCTTACCCCAGCCGATGGCCAGGTAAATGTAGAAGTACTTCCTCTCGCTGAACACTGTGATGACTAGCAGGCTGTGTAGGTAGATGCCTTCAACCAGGAGCCAATAATTGTTGGCCATCACACTGTACTGCATCATCACCATGGCAGCGCGACACCACGATACAGCCTAACATAAGCACGCAAGACAGGGGCAGTGAGGGCGCAAACGTTAAGACAAGGTAACATTGTCTCTGTtagtataaaagtaaaaaatgtcactttcagTCAGTGCTCCACAGAGGTCAGGGCTGACAAATATCCTGCTTCAGCTCAGATGAATTAATTCTGAGTCACACAGAAGCACAATTCAATACTCAAACCGTGGCTTACGATAGCAGTTCCAATTAAAAGGACTGCTGACCTTCGCATGAACTATTCAGTTGGAATCCACATATATTCTCCCCTTCGCCCACTGTCCTTCACACCATGCACGACATAACTCCTGCTGCTTGGCACAAAAACTACCAATCACATTTGCAGTACATTTAGAATTGCTCATTGCATATACTTAACGTGGACTGATGTGGACACAGtgtcattttattacattttatatgacATATATGCTTATTCAATGCAAATGTAGAGCAGATTAGCAAAGGTGCAAGTGGAACTGGAAGAAATCTGTATGTTTGAGAAGTTtgattttctcttcctccctgaaGTCAAAAgtctctgtttcatgttttatgtaaCTTAAGATCTGTATGAACTGCAAATTACACTTGGTTAACacacccaaaacaaaacactgaaatgaaaacattttcatttacttgCTCAATAAATAGTATTTGGTGGAGTAGCTGCTTCTTCTTATCAAAGATTTGATGTGTCTAGACACACCCAATCAATACCTAATCAGGAGCTTATTACGTTATAAATCCTCTGTGACGGTTGTAGAATTTTAAAACCTACACCTACATACTTGCTGCATTATCCAGAGTGGTAGAGTTGTAGAAGTTTTGTTATTGGATAAATATGCACATTGTTATATGCAAAGTGATTTCTGTATGTATATGTGGTGCAACCCTCTGTCTTTGGATTCTTTTTAGCAACACTCAGTTGAGGCAGGAGAAACAAAGTGAAGTCCAAGGTTAGATACATGTGTGTATCTCATCTCATAAGTAGccactttgacatttttatcacaattcccataaaatgtataaacatCGTCCAAAAAGGCTCTACCACATGAACACAATTCATAGCAGATGTggtttgtgtggtgtgtttttgcTCTGACCGGTATGTCGACCCAGGCTTGTGTCTGCGTGTCGCTGCTGCTCTGGGCGTCCAGTGTGAGGGTTAGCAGGGCGTCTTTTACCAGGATGGACACAGCTCTCAGGATGAAGGAGGCGAACAGGTTCATGTGGATGTTGTTCCTCATACAGTGGAGCTTCCTGGTGGCAGAGGTGTCACAGTGTGTGAGGGCTTTTGACTTTCACATTTTGTATTCACTTCTCTGCATGCAGCAGCATGACcaattttttatatatttttttttacaattctTTGTTGTTTCCCTTTTTGTCCTTCGTTTCGTGCTGTTAACTTTTGTcctttctgctttttctttcttcattctgtttcatttgcattttgtttgttctggcagtttttgtttctcacaCTCTCatatctctccctcctttctcccttCAATCTTTATTCCTGCTTTACTTTCTATCCTCCATCCTTCTCTACTTCGTTCTTTAGTTCCCCCTATCTATCTTTTCTCCATTATTCTccccttccttctctttcttttcttcttccttcctttgaTTATTTGCCCgatttccttttctctctcttttctttcatgttcTTGACTCTTGGTTCATGTTCTACCTGAAGGTGATGAGGATTCCCAGTGCCAGTAGCAGAGCTCCCAGTGAGAGTGAGTAGCCCACTGTATACATGATCCGTAACTGACTGAGGATGCGTCcatactgctgctgcagagtcaaCAAAGAAACAGTCAGTTACaatgtcctcacacacacacacacacacacacacacaaacacatagtgTAGATTAAATTTGACacaaaagatgtaaaaaaaaaaaaaaaagtccttaaCAGTATGTGAACAGATGGGAGGACTTTCACACGCTGAGTCATTTCAGATCGTGTCAAGCTAAAGTGTCAAGTCAGTCCTAGACAATTTTGTTAAACCATCTGCCACTGCAAACAGCTTCAACGCTTGCAAacatgctgtactgtatatacacaccTCACCAGGGTCGTCCTCACATTCGCTGGTATTCTTTTGTGCCCACTGACCATCCTCTTTGCAGACTCTGTAGACCAGACCCTGCTGAACTgttcacacagatacacacatcaTGAGATTTCATATTTGGATGGCATGTGTCTCCCCTCTCCCACCAAAGTAACTTTGATTCAAATGCTTCAATGCTTTACTGTACTTGTGGAAACAAAGGTGGAATTATGATGCTTAAGTCCAGCCCAAATTTGCAGCatccacattttcagacagagaTTTAACGCAATCTGtacaataatacattttttgggAGGGTGAGAAATTTGGTGGAACAGGagacaaatgcacaaaaaatgGTGTCGGACATCAACTCCTTTCACACCCTGGAGAAGGACGGACCCCTGTCAGGCTGCCGGTCCAAAGGAAATAACAGAGATGAGCTCCCCTCACACCTATTCAGAGCCTCTAAAGCACCTGGAGCAAAActgaacatgaaaataaatgttctaCGCAGAAAGAGCAGCAGATCAAATCTGGACCCTTCCTACTATGAACTAACACTGTTAACTGTCTGAGACAGAAGCCTTCACACCGGGGCAAATGGCTCAGGAAGCTCCACAGGACAGGTGTACTGCTCCCTGAGACACAGTGTGAAGTCTTCACAACGCTCTCAGTTTGATACTAGAGAGATAGCTGACAAATACTTGGCCTTCATACCCAATTAATGCCTCATCCATTTCAGTGGTACAGTGGCAGTACACATTTAAATACAGCATTCATCCAAGAGATTgcttgtttctttcatttcaatGACTAACAAGGACATTTGATGAGCTGTGTTCCCATTGCAAAGCATTTTCCATTCACTCCACAGGATGACTTTTAGAAAGAACACTTTGAAGAGCTCTTTCTCTGGTTCTACTCTAACTTATTGTCACTCTATGTACGCTGCAACCTTGCCAAATTGTCAAATGAACTTACGTCAGTGATTCAGTCCAACAAGTGAGACAAGGTCAACCAAATAGTTAAGGCAAAACGTAGGTGTA from Lates calcarifer isolate ASB-BC8 linkage group LG5, TLL_Latcal_v3, whole genome shotgun sequence includes these protein-coding regions:
- the gcgrb gene encoding glucagon receptor → MSQVCLLLALLMLCSCTKVSSTNSLELVKEQWSSYKNQCLDYLNATPPATGLVCNRTFDLYACWPDGLPGTTVNVSCPWFLPWYRKVQQGLVYRVCKEDGQWAQKNTSECEDDPGEQQYGRILSQLRIMYTVGYSLSLGALLLALGILITFRKLHCMRNNIHMNLFASFILRAVSILVKDALLTLTLDAQSSSDTQTQAWVDIPAVSWCRAAMVMMQYSVMANNYWLLVEGIYLHSLLVITVFSERKYFYIYLAIGWGAPLIFVLPWITVKYLYENEECWERNINMGYWWIIRSPILFAYLINFFIFIRIIKILMSKLRAHQMRYTDYKFRLAKSTLTLIPLLGIHAILFTFVIDESVPKGSMLRLIRLFCDLLFNSFQGLLVAILYCFVNKEVQSEMLKKWKRWKLGKDIDEEYRHTHSQTPHIKSGSIATGNLPDLHDNNVSDPSGDSPRLNKGDRGPPRLAGPEENRRLVVSYSNGTGKGRSTKSRHTLQFSFLPHRGPASHASTATEDVCLEERVQCRIYPLKGEETNV